One window of the Lytechinus variegatus isolate NC3 chromosome 3, Lvar_3.0, whole genome shotgun sequence genome contains the following:
- the LOC121410155 gene encoding centromere protein P-like — MFSSESDPHMSFDISSQGLPALSGGDDKGKGESSGGPFQGSRFSMEELKRMQEVYMTEAKRLQEEVNDLEDDLERENMAALSIPSSTLYLVGDILKMKNEGQEMLGMHDMQSSVSGVQLTDATTHVTSNNPQRIIRSQRLEGNCSGLKFIASFQVEETVVKQTAEEQAIAAEETSSDMKKAVIQKLDLEVDPCCLGEMMTFLSEAEKECDLQPFLRGYAEYARWYQHRVKIFSHFKNEYPEVVSLPDGLGGTALQIMCPQQRGIIYNITWNISVERMGKCTPEVSLSISSVKEVSKLDTKKTLNRAPEEFKKMVDMLGVEKALDSFLKAVALK, encoded by the exons ATGTTTTCTTCAGAGAGTGATCCTCATATGAGTTTTGATATTTCTTCGCAAGG GTTACCTGCCCTTAGTGGTGGAGACGACAAGGGAAAAGGAGAATCATCAGGTGGTCCATTTCAAGGATCTAGGTTCTCCATGGAGGAGCTAAAAAGAATGCAGGAGGTTTACATGACTGAAGCAAAGAGATTACAAGAAGAGGTCAATGACCTAGAAGATGACCTAGAAAGAGAAAACATGGCTGCTCTGAGTATACCAAGTTCAACTTTATATTTAGTTGG GGatatactgaaaatgaaaaatgaaggaCAAGAAATGCTTGGTATG CATGATATGCAGTCTAGTGTTAGTGGTGTCCAACTGACTGATGCTACTACACATGTAACAAGTAACAATCCACAGCGTATCATCAGGTCACAAAGACTAGAAGGAAACTGCTCTGGTCTTAAGTTTATTGCATCTTTTCAAGTAGAGGAAACTGTG GTAAAACAAACTGCTGAAGAGCAAGCAATAGCAGCAGAGGAGACAAGTTCTGATATGAAAAAGGCTGTCATTCAAAAGCTTGACCTGGAAGTAGATCCTTGTTGCTTGGGTGAAATGATGACCTTTCTATCAGAAGCTGAGAAAGAGTGTGACCTTCAGCCATTCCTAAGAGGGTATGCAGAATATGCTAGATGGTACCAACATAGGGTTAAGATCTTCTCACATTTCAAG aacGAATATCCTGAGGTAGTTAGCCTACCTGATGGTCTGGGTGGAACAGCTCTTCAAATCATGTGTCCTCAGCAGAGAGG AATCATCTACAATATAACATGGAATATAAGTGTAGAAAGGATGGGTAAATGTACTCCTGAGGTCAGCTTATCAATCAGCTCAGTCAAAGAAG TCTCGAAGTTGGACACCAAGAAAACACTGAACAGAGCTCCGGAGGAATTTAAGAAGATGGTGGATATGCTTGGAGTAGAGAAAGCATTGGATAGTTTCTTGAAAGCTGTTGCTCTGAAGTGA